The sequence CCTTCCGAAGCATCTTCTCTGGGCCATTTACGGCGCGAGCACGTTCATCGTGGTGGCGCTGATATTCCAGCTCTTCTTCCGCTATGAGTACATCCAGAACCAGGGGACGCTCTGGCGCGTCGATCGGTTGACCCAGCAGACGTGCCAGGTCAACATCGGCCAGGCCGATTGCAACCCCGGCTCGGATTCGGCATCGACGAGCAGCGGCGGGGCCGGCCCGAGCACGAGCACGAGCACGAGCACGAGCCTCAGCACCAGCACGAGCCTCAAGCTCCCGAAGAGGCACTAGCCGCGCAGGCCTAGCGGAGGAAGCCACCCCAAGGGACCGAAACGATTTGGCCGTTCACTACGTTGAGTGGACGGCCGTCTTTGATGTTCGCATCTTAACGGCAGCCTTTTTTTTTGGTGTTCCGGGGAGTGAGGGTGGTAGAGAATCACGTGCTGCCGTACGCACCGCGCCGGCAGCATTCAAATGGCCGCGAGAGCATCGCGGTCGTCGGGGCCGGCTATGTCGGGCTCGTGACGGCCGCGTGTCTGGCCGAGCTCGGAAACTCGGTCCTCTGCGTGGATAATGATGCCGCGAAGATCGCCGTTCTCCGTGGCGGAGTCATTCCGTTCTACGAGCCGGGGCTGGACGAAATCGTCGAGGCGGCGCGGCGCGGCCGGCGGCTCGAATTTACGCAGGACGTTGCAGCCGGCGTCCGCCGATGCAGCGTCGTCGTGATCGCCGTGGGAACCCCAAAGGGTCGCGACGGCGAGGCCGACCTGTCGGCAGTCTACAGCGTCGCGGCGACGGTCGGCCGCGAGCTCAACGGACCGAAAACGGTGATCGTCAAGTCGACGGTGCCGGTCAAAACCTGCGAAAAGATCGCCGCCGTCATTGCCGAGAACGCGGCGACCGGCGACCGCGTCGACGTCGTAAGCAACCCGGAGTTTCTCCGGGAGGGCGTCGCGGTCGCCGACTTCATGCATCCCGACCGAATCGTCGTCGGCACCGACGACCCGCGGGCCGAAGCGGTCGTTCGCAAGCTCTACGCTGCGCTCGGCGCCCCGTTCGTCGTGACGGACGCCCGCACGAGCGAGATGATCAAGTACGCCGCAAATGCGTTCCTCGCGACGAAGGTCTCGTTTATGAACGAGATCGCGAATATCTGCGACGCGGTCGATGCCGACGTGCGGGCCGTCGGGCTCGGCCTCAGTCTCGATC comes from Candidatus Binatia bacterium and encodes:
- a CDS encoding UDP-glucose/GDP-mannose dehydrogenase family protein, which gives rise to MLPYAPRRQHSNGRESIAVVGAGYVGLVTAACLAELGNSVLCVDNDAAKIAVLRGGVIPFYEPGLDEIVEAARRGRRLEFTQDVAAGVRRCSVVVIAVGTPKGRDGEADLSAVYSVAATVGRELNGPKTVIVKSTVPVKTCEKIAAVIAENAATGDRVDVVSNPEFLREGVAVADFMHPDRIVVGTDDPRAEAVVRKLYAALGAPFVVTDARTSEMIKYAANAFLATKVSFMNEIANICDAVDADVRAVGLGLSLDPRIGSAFMRPGIGYGGSCFPKDVPALLRAAGEHDYDATLLRSVDAVNARQVSRATASLERALGGSLLGKNVGVLGLTFKPNTSDVRESPAIRLVECLLERGANVAVHDPVAIEEARRALGERVAYCGDLYEAACGADAVALATEWDDYLDVDFSRLRALMRGDVLFDGRNALDSGAIAAEGLRYVGVGYSEAPMHGRTGRASTARG